From the genome of Malus sylvestris chromosome 13, drMalSylv7.2, whole genome shotgun sequence:
ACTGTACACATCCCAGACCGTTCAAAGAACTCGCATATATAAGTATATTAGTAGCCAAATCTAACTATGAAGTATAAACATTCCCGACATCATCAGCTATCATCTTCTGAGGTTTGTAGACCAAACATTAAAGAAGGATTTGCTTGGGCCGGAAGTTCTTGATAAGTAAGCATTCCAGCACAACTCTTAGTGCTAAGAGCTATAGCAACCACCAATAACTAGTGGCCAATCTTCTCCGAAAGGATTGAAAGTTCACAAATTGGTGGGTCCAAACATGTCTCCGTACCGATTTTAAGGAACATTAGCTGTTAAACAAGCCAAAAACCAAAGCTGAAAAGTTAGAAAATGTAAATTTTAACTGCAGTTACACTATTTCTGTTAACTGTTCTTCCAGCTGACAGTTTGGCTTTGCTCACCTAATTGAGTCAAGCTTTAGATTGATCAGAAGCTCAAAAGACAAAATATGACCAATCATTGCCATCTGATCCATTTGACAAACTTGGTATATGCAGAAATCAAACACTGATGAATGGTAAGAAATCAATTTGATATAAGGTGGTGGGTCCAGAATTCCCAAATCAAAGGACTCCTATTTCAAGTAAGCAATTTTTTGTTTGGCTGAAATTTTAATCCTCAGAGGTAGCCAAATACAAAGCAAACTAAACCAAACTTTTGGGGGTGATTACCTAAAATCCCACTTGCTTTCCTTTTTGGCATTTCCCAAAAAGCTTGTATCTTTGTGGTTGGTTTTGTGTGTAATCGGAAGCAAGTGTTGCATATCATGGGTTGCGCATGCAAGACATGATTTTTATCAATAAGTCTGTTCACATAGCATAAAAGTCTACTCTTTTTAAAGGCATGTTTGGGATTGCCTCTAGAAAGGCTAAAAGCGTTTCTTGCTACCGTAGAAGCGCTTTCTAGAAAAGCACGAAGCACTTGAATTCTCAATAAACATTCAACATGTTTTtaataaaagcacttttagcaTAAGCACTTTCCGTGGAAGCACTGCCAAAGTGTAAAATTATGGCAGGATGCCCACAAGAACTTGTAGATAAGATTTTGGAAACTGAGATTTGTAGTGGGAAGTGTGGCCAGCAAAGTGACCCACAACATAACAAAGAATCATCCATTGAATTGAAAACGAGTTGTTTGGCGGAGGAATTTGAGATCGTGAACTTGTCAAAGAGGATACAATCTTCGAAAAGAAAATTGCAGACGTGCAAATGAAAAGCCACGGAAAATTACAAGAAAAATCGTTTTTTGGGTTATAAATTATGTGGACTCCACAACTTACACCAGAAGCCAAACTCCCTTATCCAAACATGGATTTTGGGGCTCTAGTTGTTCCACATGCCTCAGAGAAGAGGAAGCTACAACATACGTAAAAATTCTACTGTGCTCCGGTGTATTTTATATACCGGGGTTTTTGGCCGTTAAATATTGGTCATTGGATCATTAACGAAGAATTTAACGGCAAAAAACCCGGTGCATACTAGAAGATTTTCAAGATACAACTAGAATATGCATTTTCACCAGACGAAATACAAACTGTGGTCACTTCCAGTTGataaataattagatgaaaaGGGAAAACAACATGTAAATTTGGAGGTGGGTAAAAAAGAATACCATCTGGGCTTCAGCTGTGGGATTTTTCACCGGAGAGACAGAGCAACTGCAGCAAACGGGAGGAATGTGAACAAACGAGCGGGAATAACTTTTTGACCGGCTTTGAGTTTCTACTTTTGTCCTCAGAAAACGGCTGATTGAATTTTGACCGACGCATGTGAGTGGATTTACCGCTTTACCCCATCTAGATGTGACTGTAATTTTGCATTCCAGGGTGATACTGTTTCGAAATTACGGGTCCGGTTGCGTTTGTTTATCCAAAAAACACTTCTGTTAATAAATGCTTTTGTTAGAAGTGCTTCTACTAGATACATTTTCATAAGCACTTTTGCTTGAAGCACTTGAATTGGTGTTTCTATGACCCAAAAAGTAATACTTTCAAGCTGCCCAatggagaaaaagaaaggaaaaaaaaactgagagTTACATGAAACATCACTTCAAGAGCTTCCATATCACATTTGCATTACACATTCCGTGAAAGAAAAGACTCAATCCTCAATCTCTTCGATTGCTAACTTTTTGTCGATACATAAAACGCTATATTTTATGCACAAATCTTTAACATTGATCATGCCTATGGCATTCTGCATTCGAAATTGTACAAGCCTACACAGAATAACAATCAGAACTTCCTTGTGCATCGCTCGACTCGTGACCTTAAAAAAACAAGGGTTAAAAATCTCTGCATCACGTCAAGGAGCCTGGTTATTCCATTTCCACCTTTGTCCTACCTCCTCGAGCACCTTGGCACGAGCTTGGCTTTTTCTTGCTTCATCCTCTACCCAAGATCTGCAACATTGTGCAAAATTGTTGGAATcgtatataaatatatccatGCCATTTCATTAAATGATTAAAGTTTTCGGTCTTTGATGAAGCTTCATGACAATGTCCTGTTGTATGTAACAGAAAAGTTATAGCTAATTGATGCAAAACATGCTTTAGAAAGAAAAGGTCAAGAGCCATAAAGTTAACCTAAACTCGAAATGTCACATTTTAACACCTACACTAGTAATATGTGTCTATGCATTATTAAGAATAATTGCAGTGATGATGAGTGATACCTAAGAATCCGAATAGCTTCTATCTCAGCTTCAAGTATAGATTTCGTATCAAGCATACTTTCCTGCTTCGTCTCTAAATCGTTGAGCGTATCCTGCAAATCACACCTCTCCGCAACGTAAGTAGACCTCTCAGACGCAAGCTTTTCTGACATCTCATTGACCTCTTCCTTGAGACTGAGAAGTAAATGCCTCTGAGAATCCATAGCTGCCTTCTCCTTTAACATCTCAGCAAAATTCTTTTCTTGGAAAATCTTCTCCTGTTCCAAATCCTGAAGGGCAGCAAGATAAGCATTCTCCACCTCAAGACCATGTGCTTTCTCTGCATTCATTTTCTCATCCCAAAACTTTTGTATGTCTTCCCTGTCAAGCAATTCTGACCTGGTAACTTCCATCTCAGCCTTTCTTGCAGAATTTTCAGCTTTTATTCTCAACAATTCACAAGCAACTGATTCCGCGATCCTGCCACTTGTCAACGCCACTGCTGCTTGTGCTTttgttgaaggtttgtttgGCTGAAGCCGCTTGCACTGTCCTGCAAGATAATATGCCACAGCGTTCTTAGAATAAACCTCATACCATACATAGaaaaacataaacattcatatatGAGCCTACATTCTGCTTGTTAGTTTTTGAAGTGTGGAAACACAAgttattcatcaaatttgtgTTGATGTGTGCAcggttgaaaattttaaattactttAGAGTAGACACGGAAACTGGGAATACCAAAAACTTTTCTGAGTATGCTACTTTCCTCTGTCAGCATGTCAATATATAGTCCTGCTGGTGCATCTGAACTCATCCCTTTCACATCCATAAAACCTACTGTTGTTGTGGTTGATATCTGGACTGTAAATAAGTCAGATTTTCAAACCAATGACTTAGGAGGCATGGTCCACTCTTGgggaaaaatcagaaaaatcacAGATTGATGATTATGTTTGTGGTCTTCCTTACCTTCTCTATTACTCCTGGCAAAAAGTCATACTCTAAATGGGCTTTCCAATCAATTAGATCTTGTCGAGAGATAAACCTGCAGCACCATGTACTATTTGAGTATAAAAGGAAACTCAAGATATAAACATCAAACATACTTCCTACCTCTCAGGTGAAAAATTGATATTTCCATAGCCATTTAGACCGTCATAACTGGAGCTCTTCTGTGATAACTTGCTAGGAATGACACCAGCCTCCGCAAGAGCTTAGGGACAGGATGCAGAAGCAAATATTAAAATACAATCTTTATAGAACAAATACCAATCAAATTGCAGATAAAAGAATCAATCCTCACCTTGAATAGACCCAAAATCTGGGTCTTCGACAAACACATCATCAAATGCAGAAATTATGGATCCAGCAAGTGAAACTGATGGGACAAGCCTGTGCTTTGCATTCCTataaagtaaattaaaaatatctAAGGAAAGACCATCCTGAAGATCTcatcaaaaaatataaaatttatttcAAGGTGTGTATGTATAAATTAGTACCTTTCCAATGATGAGTTTAATTGAACTAGCCATCTTGCATATTCCCTTCTAGTACACAACTCATCAGCCTTGACATCATCTTCAATGATCTGTGTACCTTAATTACAGTTGAGAAATTCATGCTCAGAACTCGACCCAGAGCTTCAGTCATATAGAACACTAAATGTACAGACAAGAACATGTCACAAGTCCAAAATTTCAAGACTGTAAAACGTCACTGATAGTAAGAAGTAAATTAATCCTACATTAAAAAACAGATATAAAGTTCCTTGGGGattcaaaattatatttaaacATTATGTTCCAGAAACTTGCTATCAGTGAGCATGCCACTCATATCTCAGCACCGGTTTAGTCTGTAAAAGTTTATGTCTTAGTCCTTACTTCGAAAATGCAGATAAAACATATAAATATCAGCATCTTAAAAGGCCCAATACAGATTTGACAGCACTCAATAAAGAAGCAAACCTTCAGTTTCTTCAAAACTGCTAGAGCTTCCTGTTGAGTAGAATCCACGGCAACAGGAATTATAATGCGTTCAAGCTTCTCCACATATGctgaattaaaaaaagaagatacGTAAGAAAACCTCTGCGAATTCATCAGTATAAAGACAATTtagacataaaaataaaataaaataatagggTATTTCTTAATAGCTTAAGAAATGTTCAATTTAATGTACCTGAAGTAACATTGTCGCTATCAACAACAGGTACAGTCCCTGGACTTGCCTCAGTGACCGCGGCATCCTCATCCAATGCTCCTTGGTTAGCAGATTCAGTATCAGATCCCCGACTCAATATCCCGTGAACAGAATGCAATGGACTCGTAATTTGAAacttaaaacctacaaaaataGAACAATGTAGTATGCCCAACACCCAATTTAGCAAATGCCCGACCATACAAGACCACTAGAGCTGTTATCCTAAAATCAAGTAACCAAATTAACCCAATTGGAACAGCAATTCACTAAAAAGGAAACTTAATCACTAGTAACCCATCAAAAGAGCCAATAAGTGAAAATGCAGACCTCTCTTCGACCGCGAAAAGTGAGCAATGGCGGCAACTATTACCGCCAGTGAAGCCCCAATACCCACAATCACAATTTTAGGTAACCCTGCAACAACCCAACAAATTAATACAAAAGTCTTAAGCTTTTATGTGAAGTTGTGCGAAATTCATGATTAATTCAGACCTGGACTTCTGCGGGGAAGCGGAGAATCGACAATTTCCCAACCGCCAAAGTCGCCGTCGTCGGATTGGTCCGATGGGAACCATGAAATGTCGAGGTTTCGCTGGGCGAGCGAAGCAGAGAGGCGCAGTCTGggccttgtggatttgggtttcaaGAGAATTAAGGTCGGGGAGAGAGTACGGCGTCGTATAAGTAAGAAAGTGTACGTGGGAAGGAAaatggaggaagaaggaggtgCACAAGAGGAGCACATGGTTATTGATAGCTGAACGAGATttggggattagggttttgaattTGCGGTGGGAGGTGAGaaatgatgaagctttgtaattgcagagagggagagagagtttggGGTCGGAGAGTGGGACGTGGGATGTGGGAGGTGGCAGTGGCATCTGTTTGttcgtttggtttttttttttttttttttttttctggaaataTGGCATCTGTTTGTATGGTCTACCTAATTTATGACATATCTAACCAAATTTAAGTCGGTGCCTATCGAAGTTTTTCTCATTAATTTTTGTTCTGGCAATGGAGAGGGTGACGCCTTTGCACTAGGTGCAGCATCTTATGCTTATGTACTCTCCTCCTCTGCTTGTTGTTTGTTGCTTTCTTTGTAGCTTGCCTTCTGTGGGCTTCTTTGTTCGTTTGGCTTTAGCCCTAGTGTTATTTCTAGTTCTTCAAAAAAATAAAGGTTAAGATTAGTCGCCGTTGAACTCATGATTGATTGCTAGCCATTGATATAATTAGGCTTCAATGTTGATGCACAACTAATCCTAGCAGCCCTCATAATGACGGCAATCTTAAccttggttctttttttttttttttttggcataagACTGAAGTGAATGATTTTTTCATAACATAAGATTGAAATAGATAAATTTTTCTAATAAGTAATCCATCTTCTGCCACAAttctttcatttcttctttctcctAACTTCGAACAATAGTGAGTTATCCAATTCAGTCTAATCCTTGACACCGAGACTGAAAATGTTTTGTCAACTGGGTTAATTCATACACCAACTTGGATCAAACATTTACCATCACCAACAAATTAACATTTACAGACAGAGACAGTAAAACACACACCCAGATTGCAGTAAATAaactacaaaacaaaacaaaatttgattaagaAGACATGCATTTTTTGCCATCTGATGAGTAAATGAGTTTACTTTGAAGGGCTTGGTATTTAGGCGACACTGCAGCCAAAATTACAATGCCGCTGACCAATGCCAGCCCCAGTCCCAAACTATTCACAAGCATCGACTCGGTACAGTGTTTAGACACATTCCTCTTCGTTTGTAAGAATGTCAACTTCTCCAAAAGCCCCGTTTCTGCGGTTGCCACAGCCAGACCGTACGTGTAGAGTCCAAGGAAGATGTGCCACGGCAACACCCTTAGCCTCACCGCGCGCACTTCCCCTCGATGCCAGAAGCTCAGGAACCCCATCAACCACTGCAAATCAGAAATCTAATAAGTATTGCgctcctttgttttttttttttttacacaaggAGCATGAACAAGTATTGAGCCTATGAACCACGGCAACAGTAAGGTCGAGGGACGTttgtggctacttctaagaTGAGCAACACTTCTGTTTATAACTGCgtcaaaatttttattaaaaattcaagtgcTTCACGACGTAGCATCTCTATAAAGCACTTTTACCATCCGAAAACATTTTAGCACCTCCGTAAAGCGCATTTAGTACGTTTTTAGGTTATATTAATAATTGCTTTCCTCTGGCCCATTTGATAAATTATTTCACTGATATGATTGAGGGTTGATGCTACTATACAGTCAAGATGGCCTACACGCTTCCTAAACCTCCAAATCAGTAATTAtcctaaaaataaatattgCTTTTGTGATTAAACCGCTATGTTAAACAACAATGTAGTTTCCCATAAATCAAATAATTGCATCAAATATGAGTTAAATTTAGAAGTATGAAGAATTTACCTGAGCTCCAAACAAGAGGATGCAGATCAACCCCATCCAAGAATGCAAACTATAGAAATTAGCCACCATGCCCTTCTTCCcttgaaatttagtccaaaTCCCAACTATCCCGGAAGCCAAAGCCACGCCTTGAAGGCACAAATGCACTGATTTCTTCAAACTCCTTGAACCAGGCAACCACCTATGGATCAAAATTGCTGCagaaaatataacaaaaataaataaaatattcaaaaccCAACTCATAAAAGTGTCTCCTTTTATCAATGGGAAATGATTTCCGTACACATTTCCCGTttatttctgtccgttgattcTTCTTTGATTCGTTCAATCGAAAGACTAGAGATAAACACGCAtgcaaaatggagaaaatgggtgtgtggaaaTCACTTCTCTTATCAACTGAAGGGTTTGCTTCAATTTTTAAACATGTTGCTAAAAAACTTCCATTACCTTCTCCACTAATGAGAATAAACCCAATGACCATGAACAGAGGATGAAGAGCCTGCAAAAACAACAACCAcccttttcaaattttttagctTCAAGAAATGATCAATTGAGAGTAAATTAAGAGGTGTGAATAGAAGGAGTGGAGAGGGTTCATACTGAATAAATGAGGCCTTGGTCTTCTTGTGGGGAAGAATGAGGAAGGAAGCTGGACTTGAAGGAGAAAGCCCAGAAAATGACCAGAGCTGCAACTGCAAACCCTGAGATTCTGGCAAAGAAGAGGAGTGGAACTAGTGATGGTGTGACTGTCGCCATGGATTTGATACTTGCAGCTCCAACACTCTGAGAGCAAGAGTCAGTGCACCGACAGCTGAAGTCTAGATCTACTTTGGCACAAAATACTGGCAATTTGCGTAAAAGTTGCTTTCTTTCTCGAATTCATTATGCGGAAAAAACAGATGCTTTCACTCAAAGACTGTCCCACTACACGTTCTTTTCAAgggaaaattatttaaaaattttaaattttaacgataaaagtaaaataaagaataaaataaatagtatcaagattaattttttagtgtaaaaatatgatttttcgttaaaataaacagtaccgaaagttttttgttaaaatttcctTCTCTTTAAGGCTTTTTCGTTTTTTATGCAATTTCTGTTTGGATAATGCTTGTATTCTCCCGTGCAGAATTTCTTTGTTTCACATTATTATTAAATGATGGAACAAGGAGGTTTCGCCGTGAAAAAATACAAGCTTTATCTTTTATGTTTTCATTTGGTGTCTCAAGTTATTCTATTTCTTCAAGTCAAGTTGGTTGAAAAATAATTGATAATTTGACACTTAGAGAATTAGAGCCATAAAACAGAAAAATGCCAAGTTTCAAGCAAACCGACAGGTCCAAATATGTCAAATTAACAATTTCATAGACAAACTTGACGAAATAGAGTAACACGAGACACAAAATAAAAGATTTGTTAGTCTGCTAGTTGCATAAGAAAGATCAAGTACTGTATTAGGGCTGTTCTCagtggttttatttttttgttttgttttactttatggCTTTTTACTCATCGACTTCTCGTAGTTTGATGGCCGATAACCCTTGTTAACCCTAGCTAGCATACAACCTTGATTTCTAGTAACATGCCAGCTAAGGAAAAGGACACTATTCGGCATTTTATATGTGCGGAGTCATTCTTACTTGTATGTGAATTTATATCTGATACATATTACTATAGTGATTAAAAGTATGTTTGATATTGCTTTTAAAAATGGCTAAAAATCACTTTCAAAGAGCTAAAAATGCTTATGAATTTGAGCGAAAAAACTTAAAAGTGTTTCTGTACCATAGAAGAGCTTTCTAAGTGCCCTTTAGGAAGCACTTGGagttttattaaaatttgtgGCGCAAACAGtcccaaaccagccctaactgGTTAAATTGATGAATTGTGATATGGCCAAAGTTTTTTTCCATTGTACAATCAATTTAGGTTATACAGCTTGTCTTATCTTTGTATAAAGTATCTATATGCCTTGCTAGGTGCCCTATACAGTATTTTTCTGTATATTATTCTGTGTTTGGTGGTGACTGACTTAGTAATTATCATACATTTTTTATAACTTCTGGTCTCAAATTTGGAATGAGGATcttctccggatcctctttgtgaggattctggaGATCCTTCAATTATGTATGTTGTGTTCACACGTACATTGTGCGGTTAATTTTTGTTagttactatttatatttaattttaaataaaaaatttacaataatttatggtcgcacgatatacgatgaacggatgtgattggaggattctttaaattctcacaaagataggaaatttttagttgtgacggaaacacaagtggtacaccacgtgttttaatagaacaacaacaacaacaacaaagcattttcccactaagtggggtcggacgtgttttaatagaaatggtgagaaattttatttttgaagttattaactttttagcacacatatctcaccatttgtttagtgacacgtgatgtaccacatCATATACCGATCACACCGAAAAATCTCTCTATACAAACAGGATTCGGAGAATCCTAATTCCAAATTCGAGGTACCTCCGCAAACATaaccaataaaaaaagaattattGCGTCGTATTTCAACatatagcaagcaaaatgaCATACAAAGCATCCAAAATCAGCCGGTGAGTATCATATCCCCACCACTATATATAACCCCTTCGAATCTAAACACAAACACGCCCATAAATAAATAccaagttagagagagagagattatggAGCCCTTCACCAAAGACTTCAAAGTAGGAGAGTGCGAAGGCCAAAAGGTGGTGGATGGTGAGACCATGCCACTGGTGCTGCAGCCTCCAGCACCCGAAAACAACGATGTGGAGTCACTTATTTTGGCTCTTCAGAAGAACAAGGACTGGTTTGATCAGATGCTTCTCAAGAACAGCGCTATCCTTCTCCGAGGTTTCAATGTGCAGAACGCTGAGGAATTCAACGACATCATAGAAACCTTCGGTTGGGATGATATTCGCTATGTAGGACCGGCGCCAAGAACTCATGTGCACAAGCGAGTTTGGACTGCAAATGAAGGACCTCTCTCAGAGTTCATATACTATCACCATGAGATGGTCTTGGTAAGTGCATATATATACATCACCATGAAAAATCACCATATTTCTAGGGACATAGGTTGTCAAAAATATTGGAGGAGTCTCCTGGCAGTTTCATTTCTGTTTTCTTAGGTGACAAGGCTCGGCCTAGAATGGTTGTTTCTTGTAACCGAAAAACAAAAGAACTCGTTTTTGTTGCATTTGGATCGGAGACAGGTATCGAATTCATCGCTAGGAAGTGTGAAATTGATCATGTTTTCTGCAAACATATACTGTGTCAGTTGCTTCCCTTCCCATCACCAAAGCAC
Proteins encoded in this window:
- the LOC126594866 gene encoding probable transmembrane ascorbate ferrireductase 4; protein product: MATVTPSLVPLLFFARISGFAVAALVIFWAFSFKSSFLPHSSPQEDQGLIYSALHPLFMVIGFILISGEAILIHRWLPGSRSLKKSVHLCLQGVALASGIVGIWTKFQGKKGMVANFYSLHSWMGLICILLFGAQWLMGFLSFWHRGEVRAVRLRVLPWHIFLGLYTYGLAVATAETGLLEKLTFLQTKRNVSKHCTESMLVNSLGLGLALVSGIVILAAVSPKYQALQSKLIYSSDGKKCMSS
- the LOC126594864 gene encoding uncharacterized protein LOC126594864 isoform X1, which translates into the protein MCSSCAPPSSSIFLPTYTFLLIRRRTLSPTLILLKPKSTRPRLRLSASLAQRNLDISWFPSDQSDDGDFGGWEIVDSPLPRRSPGLPKIVIVGIGASLAVIVAAIAHFSRSKRGFKFQITSPLHSVHGILSRGSDTESANQGALDEDAAVTEASPGTVPVVDSDNVTSAYVEKLERIIIPVAVDSTQQEALAVLKKLKIIEDDVKADELCTRREYARWLVQLNSSLERNAKHRLVPSVSLAGSIISAFDDVFVEDPDFGSIQALAEAGVIPSKLSQKSSSYDGLNGYGNINFSPERFISRQDLIDWKAHLEYDFLPGVIEKISTTTTVGFMDVKGMSSDAPAGLYIDMLTEESSILRKVFGQCKRLQPNKPSTKAQAAVALTSGRIAESVACELLRIKAENSARKAEMEVTRSELLDREDIQKFWDEKMNAEKAHGLEVENAYLAALQDLEQEKIFQEKNFAEMLKEKAAMDSQRHLLLSLKEEVNEMSEKLASERSTYVAERCDLQDTLNDLETKQESMLDTKSILEAEIEAIRILRSWVEDEARKSQARAKVLEEVGQRWKWNNQAP
- the LOC126594864 gene encoding uncharacterized protein LOC126594864 isoform X2, whose amino-acid sequence is MCSSCAPPSSSIFLPTYTFLLIRRRTLSPTLILLKPKSTRPRLRLSASLAQRNLDISWFPSDQSDDGDFGGWEIVDSPLPRRSPGLPKIVIVGIGASLAVIVAAIAHFSRSKRGALDEDAAVTEASPGTVPVVDSDNVTSAYVEKLERIIIPVAVDSTQQEALAVLKKLKIIEDDVKADELCTRREYARWLVQLNSSLERNAKHRLVPSVSLAGSIISAFDDVFVEDPDFGSIQALAEAGVIPSKLSQKSSSYDGLNGYGNINFSPERFISRQDLIDWKAHLEYDFLPGVIEKISTTTTVGFMDVKGMSSDAPAGLYIDMLTEESSILRKVFGQCKRLQPNKPSTKAQAAVALTSGRIAESVACELLRIKAENSARKAEMEVTRSELLDREDIQKFWDEKMNAEKAHGLEVENAYLAALQDLEQEKIFQEKNFAEMLKEKAAMDSQRHLLLSLKEEVNEMSEKLASERSTYVAERCDLQDTLNDLETKQESMLDTKSILEAEIEAIRILRSWVEDEARKSQARAKVLEEVGQRWKWNNQAP